One region of Terriglobales bacterium genomic DNA includes:
- a CDS encoding FAD-binding protein: MSRKYETHEHDVLIIGAGGAGLSAAIAALAQGAKVGVVCKSLLGKAHTVMAEGGIAAAFGHVDPGDDWKTHFRDTMRGGKFLNNWRMAQIHAQESADRVRELEQWGALFDRTSDGRILQRAFGGHTFKRLCHVGDRTGLEMIRTLQDRGVRLGIDVYMECAITRLFENGERITGAFGYWREQGRFVVFRAKTIVLATGGIGRAWPVTSNSWEYTGDGMALAYDAGAELMDMEFVQFHPTGMVWPPGVQGLLVTEAVRGEGGILRNRLGERFMEKYDPKRMELSTRDVVARAIYTEVKEGRGTEHGGAFLDISHQPPEVVKRKLPSMYHQFLELADVDITKGPMEVGPTCHYMMGGVRVDAETAESTRKGLFAAGEVAAGLHGANRLGGNSLSDLLVFGRRAGLAAGEQAKSVAYSTVDDAQVRDAEREMLAFFERPDGESPYTLHRELQETMQALVGIFRVEKDLEEALAKIEQLKQRSRRLGCDGSRLFNPGWHLCRDLGSMLTVAEAVTRSALARRESRGAHSRIDYPEPDAVWGRQNNIIFRQNGAMALRQVATEEMPVELKQLVAEEKGAKA; this comes from the coding sequence GTGAGCAGAAAGTACGAGACGCACGAACACGACGTGCTCATCATCGGGGCCGGCGGCGCGGGCTTGAGCGCGGCGATTGCGGCGCTGGCACAAGGCGCCAAGGTGGGCGTGGTGTGCAAATCGCTGCTCGGCAAGGCGCATACGGTGATGGCGGAGGGTGGCATCGCCGCCGCCTTCGGTCATGTAGACCCCGGTGACGACTGGAAGACACACTTCCGTGACACCATGCGCGGAGGCAAGTTCCTCAACAACTGGCGCATGGCGCAAATTCACGCCCAGGAATCGGCGGACCGCGTCCGCGAACTGGAGCAGTGGGGCGCCCTGTTTGATCGCACCTCGGACGGCCGCATCCTGCAGCGCGCGTTCGGCGGCCACACCTTCAAGCGCCTTTGCCACGTGGGGGACCGCACCGGCCTGGAAATGATTCGCACGTTGCAGGACCGCGGCGTGCGCCTGGGCATTGACGTGTACATGGAGTGCGCCATCACGCGGCTCTTCGAAAATGGTGAGCGCATCACGGGTGCTTTTGGTTACTGGCGCGAACAGGGACGCTTTGTCGTCTTCAGAGCCAAGACCATCGTCCTGGCGACCGGCGGAATTGGCCGGGCCTGGCCGGTTACTTCCAACTCCTGGGAGTACACCGGCGACGGGATGGCATTGGCCTACGACGCGGGCGCCGAACTGATGGACATGGAGTTCGTCCAGTTCCATCCGACGGGAATGGTATGGCCGCCGGGCGTGCAGGGACTGCTGGTGACGGAGGCGGTGCGCGGCGAGGGCGGCATCTTGCGCAACAGACTCGGCGAACGCTTCATGGAAAAATACGACCCGAAGCGCATGGAGCTTTCCACCCGCGACGTAGTGGCCCGCGCCATCTATACCGAGGTGAAAGAAGGACGCGGCACCGAGCACGGTGGCGCCTTCCTCGATATCTCGCACCAGCCGCCGGAAGTGGTTAAGCGCAAGCTTCCCAGCATGTATCACCAGTTCCTCGAGCTGGCCGACGTGGACATCACCAAGGGGCCGATGGAAGTCGGACCGACCTGCCACTACATGATGGGCGGCGTGCGCGTGGATGCGGAGACCGCCGAGTCCACCCGCAAGGGGCTGTTTGCCGCCGGCGAAGTGGCGGCCGGCCTGCATGGCGCGAACCGATTGGGCGGCAACTCGCTCTCGGATTTGCTCGTATTCGGCCGCCGCGCCGGATTGGCGGCCGGCGAACAGGCAAAGTCGGTTGCTTATTCCACGGTGGACGATGCCCAGGTGCGCGATGCCGAGCGAGAGATGCTGGCGTTCTTCGAGCGCCCTGACGGTGAGAGCCCTTACACGCTGCATCGGGAACTGCAAGAAACGATGCAGGCCCTGGTTGGGATCTTTCGCGTGGAAAAAGACCTGGAAGAAGCCCTGGCAAAGATCGAACAGTTGAAGCAGCGAAGCCGCCGGCTCGGCTGCGATGGATCGCGCCTCTTCAATCCCGGCTGGCACCTGTGTCGGGACCTTGGATCGATGCTGACCGTGGCGGAGGCGGTCACGCGCAGCGCCCTGGCGCGCCGAGAGAGCCGAGGTGCACACAGCCGCATCGACTATCCCGAACCGGACGCCGTTTGGGGCCGGCAGAACAACATCATCTTTCGACAAAACGGCGCGATGGCGCTGCGCCAGGTCGCAACCGAAGAAATGCCTGTCGAACTGAAGCAACTGGTCGCAGAAGAAAAGGGAGCGAAGGCTTAG
- a CDS encoding ECF-type sigma factor, producing the protein MGEPLIHFALRRKAQKTVMGLQDTATGRAPGGAAGESPEERRELDLLFSVTYEELRRLASSVRRRDPGATLSPTTLVNEAWIKLAKSPRFAATSRLHFKRIAARAMRQVLIEAARRRHAGKRGGAELALVTFDESTDGSRSPAAVAAAAGQDLLALDAALDELAKLHPRQAMMVESRFFGGLDITETAQLLDVSEATIQRDWRAAKAWLAHELRGTR; encoded by the coding sequence TTGGGGGAGCCGCTCATCCACTTCGCATTACGTCGGAAAGCGCAAAAAACCGTCATGGGTCTTCAGGACACGGCGACTGGCAGAGCACCGGGGGGAGCGGCGGGCGAGTCGCCGGAGGAGCGGCGTGAACTTGACCTCCTGTTTAGTGTTACTTACGAGGAGCTGCGGCGGCTGGCTTCGAGCGTGCGCCGGCGCGACCCCGGGGCGACGCTGAGCCCCACCACCCTGGTCAACGAAGCCTGGATCAAACTGGCCAAGTCGCCGCGCTTCGCCGCCACTTCGCGGCTGCACTTCAAACGCATCGCGGCGCGGGCCATGCGCCAGGTGCTGATCGAAGCGGCCAGGCGGCGGCACGCCGGCAAGCGCGGCGGCGCCGAACTGGCGCTGGTTACCTTCGACGAATCCACCGATGGGAGCAGGAGCCCTGCCGCGGTGGCGGCCGCGGCAGGGCAGGACCTGCTGGCTCTGGACGCCGCGCTCGACGAGCTGGCAAAGCTGCATCCGCGTCAGGCCATGATGGTGGAAAGCCGCTTCTTCGGCGGGCTCGACATCACCGAAACGGCGCAATTGCTCGACGTCTCGGAAGCCACGATCCAGCGCGACTGGCGCGCCGCCAAGGCCTGGCTGGCGCACGAACTGCGGGGAACGCGATGA
- a CDS encoding cation transporter: protein MPSDAVARGRQLEYLTVGWNLAEGAASVAAGALAGSIALLGFGLDSVIEVASGSALIWRLRYQDHLRRETAERMALRTVGICFLALALYVLADSVQSLVRCDAPEASRLGIAVAIVSLIVMPVLARAKRGVARDLESRAMRADARQTDICAYLSAILLAGLLLNALLGWWWADPVAGLAMVPLIAREGVRALQGKECC from the coding sequence ATGCCGTCGGACGCGGTCGCCCGAGGACGCCAGCTCGAATATCTGACCGTCGGTTGGAACCTGGCCGAGGGCGCGGCGTCGGTTGCGGCCGGCGCGCTGGCGGGCAGCATTGCGCTGCTCGGCTTCGGCCTCGACTCGGTCATCGAGGTCGCATCCGGTTCGGCACTGATCTGGCGCCTGCGGTACCAGGACCACCTTCGCCGCGAAACCGCCGAGCGGATGGCGCTGCGCACGGTCGGCATCTGCTTCCTGGCGCTGGCGCTGTATGTCCTGGCCGATTCGGTTCAGTCCCTGGTGCGCTGCGACGCGCCCGAGGCGAGCCGCCTAGGCATCGCCGTGGCGATTGTTTCCCTCATCGTGATGCCGGTCCTGGCGCGCGCCAAACGCGGCGTGGCGCGTGACCTGGAAAGCCGCGCCATGCGCGCCGACGCCCGCCAGACCGATATTTGTGCCTACCTCTCCGCCATCCTGCTCGCCGGCCTCTTGCTGAACGCGCTGCTTGGATGGTGGTGGGCCGACCCGGTGGCCGGTCTTGCCATGGTTCCGCTGATCGCGCGCGAGGGAGTGCGGGCCCTGCAGGGCAAGGAATGCTGCTGA
- a CDS encoding succinate dehydrogenase/fumarate reductase iron-sulfur subunit: MAEAVLSILRGSNEGRQHVQYRVPVAPGMVVLDALHYVQSHQAPDLAVRWNCKAGKCGSCSAEVNGRPRLTCKTRMDSLPQDQPITIAPMKSFPVIKDLVTDVGWNYRVNQRIVPFQPRAGAEWKVYQQDVDRVQEFRKCIECFLCQNVCHVLRDHGKQEQFGGPRFFVRVAGLEMHPLDGASRLRQLKDDLGLGLCNITKCCTEVCPEGIAITDNAIIPLKERVVDEFYDPLLRLVRAIRPKPATET, from the coding sequence ATGGCCGAGGCGGTCTTAAGCATTCTTCGAGGTTCGAACGAGGGTAGGCAGCACGTGCAGTATCGCGTGCCGGTCGCTCCCGGCATGGTGGTGCTCGACGCGCTGCACTACGTCCAGAGCCACCAGGCGCCCGATCTGGCTGTGCGCTGGAATTGCAAGGCAGGCAAGTGCGGCTCGTGCTCGGCGGAAGTGAATGGGCGGCCGCGCCTGACGTGCAAAACGCGCATGGACTCCCTGCCGCAGGACCAACCCATCACGATTGCTCCCATGAAGTCGTTTCCGGTGATCAAAGACCTGGTCACCGACGTGGGATGGAATTATCGCGTGAACCAGAGGATCGTGCCCTTCCAGCCGCGCGCGGGCGCGGAGTGGAAGGTGTACCAGCAGGATGTCGATCGCGTGCAGGAGTTCCGCAAATGCATTGAGTGCTTTCTCTGCCAGAATGTCTGCCACGTCCTGCGCGATCACGGGAAGCAGGAGCAATTCGGCGGACCGCGCTTCTTCGTGCGCGTTGCCGGCCTGGAGATGCATCCGCTGGATGGCGCCTCCCGTCTCCGGCAGCTGAAAGACGATCTCGGCCTCGGCCTGTGCAACATCACCAAGTGCTGCACCGAAGTGTGCCCGGAAGGAATTGCCATTACCGATAACGCCATCATCCCCCTGAAAGAGCGTGTAGTCGACGAGTTCTACGATCCGCTCTTGCGCCTGGTGCGCGCCATCAGGCCCAAGCCTGCTACTGAAACCTGA
- the kdpC gene encoding potassium-transporting ATPase subunit KdpC: MKRQLLTAVWMTLATTVLLGIVYPLAVTGAAQLLFHDKANGQLLHRNGQLIGSRILGQQFSGPGYFHPRPSAAGDGYDAANSGGTNYAATNARLVERVRANVAGLQRENPDTPVPADLVMASASGLDPEISIAAAEFQVPRVARERHMTTESLAALVRSCTRNRQLGFLGEPGVNVLQLNLALDAGAAQCGR; the protein is encoded by the coding sequence ATGAAACGGCAGCTTCTGACTGCGGTCTGGATGACGCTGGCGACCACCGTGCTGCTCGGCATCGTGTATCCGCTGGCGGTGACCGGCGCGGCGCAACTGCTGTTTCACGACAAGGCGAACGGGCAACTGCTGCACCGCAACGGACAACTGATCGGCTCGCGCATCCTGGGACAGCAGTTCTCCGGGCCGGGATACTTCCATCCGCGTCCGTCGGCGGCCGGCGACGGCTACGACGCCGCCAACTCGGGCGGAACCAACTACGCGGCGACCAACGCCCGGCTGGTGGAACGCGTGCGGGCGAACGTGGCCGGCTTGCAGCGCGAAAATCCGGACACTCCGGTCCCTGCCGACCTGGTCATGGCGTCCGCGTCAGGACTCGACCCCGAGATCTCAATCGCCGCAGCGGAATTCCAAGTACCGCGCGTGGCCCGCGAGCGGCACATGACAACCGAGTCACTGGCCGCGCTCGTGCGCTCATGCACGCGCAATCGGCAGCTGGGATTTCTCGGCGAGCCGGGCGTGAACGTATTACAGCTCAACCTGGCGCTCGATGCCGGCGCCGCGCAGTGCGGCAGGTAA
- a CDS encoding serine/threonine-protein kinase, translating into MDSARWQRIQTLFHDAADLPPCEQEAFLRVVCHDDETLVPEVLALLQEDARSSLLDKGVSHVAEAVLGPVTLPCREFGPYRIREALGEGGMGVVYLAERQDLHSLVAIKLLRDAWLSPARRERFASEQRTLAQLNHPAIARLYDADTLPDGTPWFVMEYVEGVPLTEYCARHASPLRQRLQLLRAVCEAVQYAHSSAVIHRDLKPSNILVKADGSVRLLDFGIAKQIETLETPQSVQATMTGLRLMTPAYAAPEQVRGERVGVHTDVYSLGVILYELLTGRLPFDLSRRTPAEAEQVIVSQEPERPSAVARRDTSVGAPPFHPPSGKGGDSNSSSGPLQRSVGLSGRVALSAVSATKAEWSDLDVVCLTAMHKDPQRRYRSVEALVRDLDHFQRGEPLEARPETLGYRAGKFVRRNRNAVAATALVLAAAIALVTFFTVRLTRARNQALAEAARAGRTQRFVLNLFQGGDEAAGPADSLRVISLLDRGVQEAQALSRDPAAQAELYQTLGTIYQKLGKFDRAESLLGSALDERKRLYGADSAEVAETTVLFGLLRADQAQLPQAEQLVRDGLAMAKRRLPPNHPAIARADDALGKVLEERGSYDQAIAVLEDAVRLHSSGGAMTPELADSLAHLGNNHFYAGHYQVFDSITHRVLDMHKQLYGERHPSVAEDLINLGAVQHEYGNYAQAEKYFRQALDINRAYYGKEHYKTASSLTQLGRSLVFQDRFDEATAVLTEALGIQEHVFGKVHPKVASALNDLGNAASKQGKYAAAEQYFTRVRDIYRTVYNGRHYVIGIATSNLASVYLAEKDYQRAEALFREALQMYARTLPDGHLNVGITRIKLGRTLLRAGRVAEAERESKLGYQIVGRQTLPTVTWLQNARQDLIEEYDALKQPDQAQHFRDELAKMTATLAAKK; encoded by the coding sequence ATGGACAGCGCGCGCTGGCAGCGAATACAGACGTTGTTTCACGACGCGGCTGATCTTCCCCCGTGTGAACAGGAAGCCTTTCTTCGCGTCGTCTGCCACGACGACGAAACCCTGGTTCCCGAAGTGCTCGCCTTGCTGCAGGAAGACGCGCGCTCTTCGCTGCTGGATAAAGGCGTCTCGCATGTGGCCGAGGCCGTGCTCGGCCCGGTCACGCTGCCCTGCAGGGAATTCGGGCCGTATCGCATCCGGGAGGCGCTGGGCGAAGGCGGCATGGGCGTGGTCTACCTGGCCGAGCGGCAGGACCTGCACAGCCTGGTCGCCATCAAGCTGCTGCGCGACGCGTGGCTCTCGCCGGCGCGCCGCGAGCGTTTCGCCAGCGAGCAGCGCACGCTGGCGCAACTGAACCATCCCGCCATCGCGCGCCTCTACGACGCCGACACGCTTCCCGACGGCACGCCCTGGTTCGTCATGGAGTACGTGGAGGGGGTGCCGCTCACCGAATACTGCGCGCGGCACGCGTCGCCGCTGCGCCAGCGGCTGCAACTGCTGCGCGCGGTGTGCGAAGCGGTGCAGTATGCGCACTCCAGCGCCGTCATCCACCGCGACCTGAAGCCCTCCAACATTCTGGTGAAAGCAGACGGCTCGGTCCGCTTGCTCGATTTTGGCATCGCCAAGCAGATCGAGACGCTGGAAACTCCGCAGTCTGTGCAGGCGACCATGACTGGCCTGCGCCTGATGACGCCGGCCTACGCCGCGCCCGAGCAGGTCCGTGGCGAGCGCGTGGGCGTGCACACCGACGTGTATTCGCTGGGCGTGATTCTGTACGAGCTGCTCACCGGACGCCTGCCCTTTGATCTCTCCCGGCGAACGCCGGCCGAAGCCGAGCAGGTGATCGTCAGCCAGGAGCCGGAGCGCCCGTCGGCCGTCGCGCGAAGGGACACAAGTGTGGGCGCCCCGCCCTTTCACCCGCCTTCGGGAAAGGGCGGGGATTCCAACTCTTCGAGCGGCCCGCTCCAGCGCTCCGTTGGCTTGAGTGGGCGTGTGGCTTTGTCAGCGGTTTCGGCGACCAAGGCCGAATGGTCCGATCTCGACGTCGTTTGCCTCACGGCAATGCACAAGGATCCGCAGCGGCGCTACCGCTCGGTGGAAGCGCTGGTGCGCGACCTGGACCACTTCCAGCGCGGCGAGCCGCTGGAGGCGCGCCCCGAGACGCTCGGCTATCGCGCCGGCAAGTTTGTGCGCCGCAATCGCAACGCGGTTGCGGCGACAGCGCTGGTCCTTGCCGCGGCAATCGCGCTGGTCACGTTCTTCACCGTGCGTCTCACGCGCGCGCGCAACCAGGCGCTTGCCGAAGCGGCGCGCGCCGGGCGCACGCAGCGCTTCGTGCTGAACCTGTTCCAGGGCGGCGACGAGGCCGCCGGCCCGGCTGACAGTTTGCGCGTCATCTCGCTGCTCGATCGCGGCGTGCAGGAGGCGCAGGCGCTCAGCCGCGATCCCGCGGCCCAGGCCGAGCTTTACCAGACCCTCGGAACGATCTACCAGAAGCTCGGCAAGTTCGATCGCGCCGAGTCGCTGCTCGGCTCCGCGCTCGACGAGCGCAAGCGCCTCTACGGCGCCGACAGCGCCGAAGTTGCCGAGACAACCGTGCTCTTCGGCCTGTTGCGCGCCGACCAGGCGCAGCTTCCGCAGGCCGAGCAGCTTGTCCGCGACGGACTGGCGATGGCGAAGCGCCGCCTGCCGCCGAATCATCCGGCAATCGCGCGCGCCGATGACGCGCTGGGCAAGGTCCTGGAAGAACGCGGCTCCTACGACCAGGCCATTGCCGTGCTGGAAGACGCCGTGCGCCTGCACTCCAGCGGCGGCGCCATGACGCCGGAGCTGGCCGACAGCCTGGCGCACCTGGGCAACAACCACTTCTACGCCGGCCACTACCAGGTCTTTGACTCCATCACGCATCGCGTGCTCGACATGCACAAGCAGCTCTACGGCGAGCGGCATCCCAGCGTCGCCGAAGACCTGATCAACCTGGGCGCGGTGCAGCACGAGTACGGGAACTACGCGCAGGCGGAGAAATATTTCCGCCAGGCGCTCGACATCAACCGGGCCTACTACGGCAAAGAACACTACAAGACGGCCTCGTCGCTCACGCAGCTGGGCCGGTCGCTGGTCTTCCAGGACCGCTTTGACGAAGCCACCGCGGTGCTGACCGAAGCGCTCGGCATCCAGGAGCACGTCTTCGGCAAAGTGCATCCCAAGGTGGCTTCGGCGCTGAACGACCTGGGCAACGCCGCCAGCAAGCAGGGAAAGTACGCCGCCGCGGAGCAGTACTTCACGCGCGTGCGCGACATTTATCGCACCGTCTACAACGGCAGGCATTACGTGATCGGCATCGCCACGTCGAACCTGGCCAGCGTCTATCTTGCCGAGAAGGACTACCAGCGCGCCGAGGCGCTCTTCCGCGAAGCCCTCCAGATGTACGCGCGGACCCTGCCCGACGGACACCTCAACGTCGGCATCACGCGCATCAAGCTGGGCCGCACCCTGCTGCGCGCGGGCCGCGTGGCCGAAGCCGAGCGCGAATCGAAGCTGGGATACCAGATCGTGGGCCGGCAGACCCTGCCCACCGTCACCTGGCTGCAAAACGCGCGCCAGGACCTGATCGAGGAATACGACGCCCTCAAGCAGCCGGACCAGGCGCAGCATTTCCGCGACGAACTGGCGAAGATGACGGCCACGCTGGCGGCGAAGAAATAG
- a CDS encoding sigma-70 family RNA polymerase sigma factor: protein MPVAYDSLSDAHVMLRVKAGDDAAFDYLVEKFRRPLIGFMFRMAHNQALAEELAQEVFLRVYRSRQTYNADAKFTTWLYRIATNLAVNHARDTKHERAENAISLDEPDPETGIAPDVADAAMTAEEAMLRRERMAAIRKQVDALPERQRMAVLMHKYQEMDYRQIAEVLHLSESATKSLLFRAYEALRERLKEFVAS, encoded by the coding sequence GTGCCTGTCGCCTACGACTCCCTCAGCGACGCCCACGTGATGTTGCGCGTCAAGGCGGGCGACGATGCCGCTTTCGACTACCTGGTGGAGAAGTTCCGGCGTCCGCTGATCGGGTTCATGTTCCGCATGGCGCACAACCAGGCGCTGGCGGAAGAGCTGGCGCAGGAAGTTTTTCTGCGGGTGTATCGCTCGCGGCAGACGTACAACGCCGACGCCAAGTTCACCACCTGGCTGTATCGCATCGCGACCAACCTGGCGGTGAACCACGCGCGCGATACCAAGCACGAGCGCGCCGAGAACGCCATCAGTTTGGACGAGCCCGATCCGGAAACCGGGATCGCGCCCGACGTGGCCGACGCGGCGATGACGGCGGAAGAAGCCATGCTGCGCCGGGAGCGCATGGCCGCCATCCGCAAGCAGGTGGATGCGCTGCCCGAGCGCCAGCGCATGGCGGTGCTGATGCACAAGTACCAGGAGATGGATTACCGGCAGATCGCCGAGGTGCTGCACCTGAGCGAGTCGGCCACCAAGAGTCTGCTGTTCCGGGCGTACGAGGCCCTGCGCGAGCGGCTGAAGGAGTTTGTGGCGTCATGA
- a CDS encoding proline dehydrogenase family protein: MLRAFFIWLSTSRWLRALAERSAVGQRMSRRFVAGETIEDALAATRAVNRLGMSVSLDNLGENVTSPGEARRSAQLYHQLLDAIAAGELNANVSLKLTHMGLDVDEALARELVSGLVAKAAAQQGPGSQDPARAAFVRVDMEGSAYTQRTLDFVRELHRGLGQNGKSHAGRVGAVIQSYLYRSEKDVEQLLADRIRIRLCKGAYKEPPEIAFQKKSDVDANYVRLMKMLLKSGVYHGIATHDPKMIEATIAFARAEKIPPDAFEFQMLYGIRRDLQKSLVEQGWRMRVYIPFGTQWYPYFMRRLAERPANVFFLLKNLFR; this comes from the coding sequence ATGTTGAGGGCTTTTTTCATCTGGCTTTCCACCAGCCGCTGGCTGCGCGCGCTGGCCGAGCGCTCCGCCGTCGGACAGCGCATGAGCCGGCGCTTTGTGGCCGGCGAGACGATTGAAGACGCGCTCGCCGCCACGCGCGCCGTCAACCGGCTGGGCATGTCGGTGAGCCTCGACAACCTGGGTGAGAACGTCACCAGTCCCGGCGAGGCGCGCCGCAGCGCGCAGCTCTATCATCAGCTGCTCGACGCCATCGCCGCCGGCGAGCTCAACGCCAACGTCAGCCTGAAGCTCACCCACATGGGGCTCGACGTGGACGAGGCGCTGGCGCGCGAACTGGTCTCCGGACTGGTCGCCAAGGCTGCGGCGCAGCAGGGCCCGGGCAGCCAGGACCCTGCCCGTGCCGCCTTCGTGCGCGTGGACATGGAGGGGTCGGCCTACACGCAGCGCACGCTCGACTTTGTCCGCGAACTGCACCGGGGCCTGGGTCAGAACGGGAAAAGCCACGCGGGCCGCGTGGGCGCGGTGATCCAGTCGTATCTGTATCGCAGCGAGAAGGATGTCGAGCAGCTGCTCGCCGACCGCATCCGCATCCGCCTGTGCAAGGGCGCCTACAAGGAGCCGCCCGAAATCGCCTTCCAGAAAAAATCGGACGTGGACGCGAACTACGTCCGCCTCATGAAGATGCTGCTCAAGAGCGGCGTCTACCACGGCATCGCCACGCACGATCCGAAGATGATTGAGGCCACCATCGCCTTCGCGCGCGCCGAAAAAATTCCCCCCGACGCCTTCGAGTTCCAGATGCTCTACGGCATTCGCCGCGATCTGCAGAAATCGCTGGTCGAGCAGGGCTGGAGGATGCGCGTCTACATCCCGTTTGGGACCCAGTGGTATCCATACTTCATGCGCCGCCTGGCCGAGCGGCCGGCCAATGTGTTCTTCCTGCTGAAGAACCTGTTTCGGTGA
- a CDS encoding DUF3106 domain-containing protein, whose protein sequence is MKFGPISILLVAASLAAPALAQRPQRADDRPRDERHRRNAAGRWQANQWQAPGNRPQNNAVPPSAQGERPLRGPGPHAGDWLRRYRNLPLDQQQKALDSDPNFRALPAERQERLRQALRKFGQKTPEEQQRILNRMEVWEHLSQEQRDRAHGIFDRLRTMPEDRRQQIHSAFAALNRMDPAERQRVMQSDRFRSSFSDEERQMISDALELGVPPSRMKPQRSTPEQK, encoded by the coding sequence ATGAAGTTCGGTCCCATCTCGATACTGCTTGTCGCCGCCTCGCTGGCCGCGCCCGCGCTGGCGCAGCGCCCGCAGCGTGCCGACGACCGGCCGCGCGACGAGCGCCATCGCCGCAATGCCGCGGGGCGCTGGCAGGCGAACCAGTGGCAGGCGCCCGGAAATCGTCCGCAGAATAACGCTGTTCCGCCGTCCGCCCAGGGCGAGCGTCCGTTGCGCGGGCCCGGCCCGCACGCGGGCGATTGGCTGCGGCGCTATCGCAATCTCCCGCTTGACCAGCAGCAGAAGGCCCTCGACAGCGACCCCAACTTCCGCGCGCTTCCGGCGGAACGCCAGGAGCGCCTGCGCCAGGCCTTGCGGAAATTCGGGCAGAAGACGCCCGAGGAGCAGCAGCGCATCCTGAACCGCATGGAAGTGTGGGAGCACCTCTCCCAGGAGCAGCGCGACCGTGCCCATGGCATCTTCGATCGGCTCCGGACGATGCCCGAAGATCGCCGCCAGCAGATCCACTCCGCCTTCGCGGCGCTGAATCGCATGGACCCGGCCGAGCGCCAGCGGGTCATGCAGTCCGACCGCTTCCGCTCGTCCTTTTCCGACGAGGAGCGCCAGATGATCTCCGACGCGCTCGAACTGGGCGTGCCTCCCAGCCGCATGAAGCCGCAGCGGAGCACCCCCGAACAGAAGTAG
- a CDS encoding succinate dehydrogenase, with amino-acid sequence MGANGLVPIDTAAGQRRDAWWLEVAAVIIGLGAFGVYATLRAFEGAYFQWGPYLSPFYSPLIDVHHRYWPFSPALLILGGPLGFRATCYYYRKAYYRSFFFDPPACAVSERAGRQYRGETRFPFLLQNLHRYFLYLALVFIAFLWHDAVKGFFFDDGFGAGLGSIVLLVNVALLTLYLLSCHSLRHLLGGRVDCFSCAASGQRRFFVWRRLTSLNENHMLFAWLSLFSVGFADLYVRLVSSGVIRDLRLL; translated from the coding sequence ATGGGTGCAAACGGCCTGGTTCCGATCGACACCGCGGCCGGGCAGCGCCGCGACGCCTGGTGGCTGGAGGTGGCAGCCGTCATCATCGGCCTGGGCGCCTTTGGTGTGTACGCCACACTGCGGGCCTTCGAGGGCGCCTATTTCCAATGGGGGCCTTACCTCTCTCCTTTTTATTCCCCACTCATCGACGTCCACCATCGCTACTGGCCCTTTTCCCCGGCCCTGCTCATCCTCGGCGGCCCGCTCGGCTTTCGTGCTACCTGCTACTACTATCGCAAGGCGTACTATCGTTCGTTCTTCTTCGATCCGCCAGCCTGCGCGGTGAGCGAACGCGCCGGCCGTCAGTACCGCGGTGAAACCCGATTTCCTTTTCTCCTGCAGAACCTCCATCGCTATTTCCTGTACCTGGCGCTGGTGTTCATTGCGTTCTTGTGGCACGACGCCGTCAAGGGCTTTTTCTTTGACGACGGATTCGGCGCCGGCCTGGGCTCGATCGTGCTGCTCGTCAACGTCGCGCTGCTCACGCTCTATCTGCTGTCGTGCCATTCCTTGCGCCACCTGCTGGGAGGCAGGGTCGATTGCTTCTCCTGTGCAGCATCCGGTCAGCGGCGCTTCTTTGTTTGGCGCCGCCTTACGTCACTCAACGAAAACCACATGCTTTTCGCCTGGCTGAGCCTGTTTTCTGTTGGCTTCGCCGATCTCTACGTGCGCCTTGTGTCCAGTGGCGTGATTCGTGACCTGAGGCTCTTGTGA